The proteins below are encoded in one region of Limnochorda pilosa:
- the recO gene encoding DNA repair protein RecO translates to MIYHAEGVVLRSQAFGEADRIVTLLTRSEGKVRAAARGVRRTRSRLMGPTQLFTYGSYLLVRGRSDLETLSQGEIRESLRNLREDLERMAYASYACELVDRMVEEREADEPVFFLVLQVLRQMDAGADPFGLARYLELALLDHLGYQPQLDGCLGCGRAWQPGPGWGLNGSEGGLLCPECATSRPVRRLSPGSVESLRRLRSLSAARAGVLRFAAGTGREVRDALKDLLDARVEGPLKARAFLESLELAPWKEETHGRAGPD, encoded by the coding sequence GTGATCTACCACGCCGAGGGCGTCGTGCTCCGCAGCCAGGCGTTCGGCGAGGCGGACCGCATCGTGACCCTCCTCACCCGGTCCGAGGGGAAGGTGCGGGCGGCAGCCCGGGGCGTGCGGCGCACCCGCAGCCGGCTCATGGGTCCCACCCAGCTCTTCACCTACGGGTCCTACCTGCTGGTACGCGGCCGGAGCGACCTCGAAACCCTGAGCCAGGGAGAGATCCGCGAGTCGCTCCGCAACCTGCGGGAGGATCTGGAACGGATGGCCTACGCCAGCTACGCGTGCGAGCTGGTGGACCGGATGGTGGAGGAGCGGGAGGCCGACGAGCCCGTCTTCTTCCTGGTGCTCCAGGTGCTGCGGCAGATGGACGCCGGCGCTGATCCCTTCGGGCTGGCGCGCTACCTGGAGCTGGCGCTCCTGGATCACCTGGGCTACCAGCCCCAACTCGACGGCTGCCTGGGGTGTGGACGGGCGTGGCAGCCGGGGCCGGGGTGGGGCCTGAACGGCTCGGAGGGCGGGCTCCTCTGCCCGGAGTGCGCGACCTCCCGCCCGGTGCGCCGGCTCTCGCCCGGCAGCGTCGAAAGCCTTCGGAGGCTGCGGAGCCTCTCAGCCGCCCGGGCCGGCGTCCTGCGGTTCGCGGCGGGAACCGGCCGGGAGGTACGGGACGCGTTGAAAGACCTGCTGGACGCCCGAGTGGAGGGGCCGCTCAAGGCAAGGGCCTTCCTGGAAAGCCTGGAGCTCGCCCCCTGGAAGGAGGAGACCCATGGACGAGCTGGACCGGATTGA
- a CDS encoding BofC C-terminal domain-containing protein: MARELGRMRRWLGRLLRPAGGRGRRARRRVVAMVLGVAAAVLLVGRAWPWLPVNLASNQPCRPAEGRFLGIHRGKVAVFDGLPGGCSVLREDLGLPAGELPSYQRETLEAGIPFTSETERLQIMEGLGSEASK; encoded by the coding sequence ATGGCGCGGGAGCTTGGTCGGATGCGCCGGTGGCTCGGACGGCTGCTGCGGCCGGCGGGCGGGCGGGGCCGGCGGGCCCGCCGGCGGGTGGTGGCGATGGTGCTGGGCGTGGCGGCGGCGGTGCTGCTGGTGGGGCGCGCTTGGCCCTGGCTGCCGGTGAACCTCGCGTCCAACCAGCCCTGCCGGCCCGCCGAGGGCCGCTTCCTGGGGATCCACCGGGGAAAGGTGGCCGTCTTCGACGGCCTGCCGGGCGGGTGCAGCGTCCTCCGGGAGGATCTGGGCCTTCCGGCCGGCGAGCTGCCGTCCTACCAGCGAGAGACCCTGGAGGCGGGGATCCCCTTCACCAGCGAGACCGAGCGGCTCCAGATCATGGAAGGGCTGGGATCCGAGGCGTCGAAGTAA
- a CDS encoding DUF2905 domain-containing protein gives MPELGPFGRTLILFGLILVVLGGVLLLAERLPGIGRLPGDIVVRRGGFSLYVPLASSLIASLVLTLLLNLIFRR, from the coding sequence TTGCCGGAGCTTGGCCCATTCGGGCGCACGCTCATCCTCTTCGGCCTGATACTGGTGGTCCTGGGCGGCGTGCTCCTCCTGGCGGAGCGCCTCCCGGGCATCGGTCGCCTTCCCGGCGACATCGTGGTGCGCAGGGGCGGCTTCAGCCTCTACGTGCCGCTGGCCAGCTCCCTGATCGCCAGCCTGGTGCTCACCCTCCTCCTCAACCTCATCTTTCGGCGGTGA
- the glyS gene encoding glycine--tRNA ligase subunit beta produces the protein MADLLFEIGCEELPASFIQPALETLRHEAERALSDARLRVGEVRAYGSPRRLALVVAGLADRQAPRVTEVRGPAAAAAFDAEGRPTRAAEGFARSRGVTADALVRRQTDQGEYVFARVEEPSVEAGQVLPELLRGLVERLRFPKSMRWDQSGLRFARPIRWLVAVLDGRPLPVEAAGLRAGTASRGHRLLAPGVVEVDAASYLERLRERRVLADPQERREEVRRQAEAVAARAGGRLLAREGLLDEVAGLVEWPSALEGHFPEAYLELPDPVLVTPMEAHQRYFPVAGPDGRLQNRFVAVSNGDPGEAAVIVRGHERVLKARLADAAFFYREDLERSLEERVAELAGMSFHGGLGSFLEKTARLEALAQGLAAALDLPEEEQAHFLRAAHLSKADLVTHMVYEFPELQGVMGREYARAQGEPEPVAVALEEQYRPRGAGEPLPETRPGALLAVADRADSLAGAFVAGLTPTGSQDPYGVRRAALGILAILEARGLDLALPRLVRRALEGYGPRVEGLGLERIDALEAEILDFLRQRMRGVLLERGYRYDLVDAVLSARFEQVPEVLARLEAFQRWAGGESFDAVRTAFGRVANLVAQARSKGKAGAVPGEVVPELLQDPAERELARAFGETRREVTPLLAARSYGPALEAMASLRPLVDRFFDEVLVMAPEPELQANRLNLLGQMTAFFDQVCDWRRVVEA, from the coding sequence ATGGCCGACCTCCTCTTCGAGATCGGGTGCGAGGAGCTCCCGGCGAGCTTCATCCAGCCGGCCCTGGAGACCCTGCGGCACGAGGCCGAGCGGGCCCTCTCCGACGCCCGGCTCCGGGTGGGCGAGGTCCGTGCGTACGGCTCCCCGCGCCGGCTGGCCCTGGTGGTCGCAGGTCTAGCCGACCGCCAGGCGCCCCGGGTGACCGAGGTGCGAGGCCCGGCCGCGGCGGCCGCCTTCGACGCGGAGGGCAGGCCCACCCGGGCGGCCGAGGGCTTCGCCCGATCCCGGGGCGTGACGGCGGACGCGCTGGTCCGCCGCCAGACCGACCAGGGGGAGTACGTCTTCGCCCGGGTGGAGGAGCCCTCCGTGGAGGCGGGCCAGGTCCTTCCCGAGCTGCTGCGGGGCCTGGTGGAGCGGCTGCGCTTTCCCAAGAGCATGCGGTGGGACCAGAGCGGGCTTCGCTTCGCCCGGCCCATCCGCTGGCTGGTGGCCGTCCTCGACGGGCGGCCCTTGCCCGTGGAGGCGGCCGGCCTGCGCGCGGGAACGGCCAGCCGGGGTCACCGGCTGCTGGCCCCGGGAGTCGTGGAGGTGGACGCCGCCTCGTACCTGGAGCGGCTGCGGGAGCGGCGGGTGCTGGCCGATCCCCAGGAGCGCCGGGAGGAGGTGCGCCGCCAGGCGGAGGCGGTGGCCGCCCGGGCCGGCGGGCGGCTCCTGGCCCGGGAGGGCCTGCTGGACGAGGTGGCAGGGCTGGTAGAGTGGCCCTCGGCGCTGGAAGGGCACTTCCCCGAGGCGTACCTGGAGCTGCCGGACCCTGTCCTGGTGACCCCCATGGAGGCCCACCAGCGGTACTTCCCGGTGGCGGGGCCCGACGGGCGTCTCCAGAACCGGTTCGTGGCCGTGTCCAACGGTGACCCCGGCGAGGCCGCCGTCATCGTGCGGGGGCACGAGCGGGTGCTGAAGGCCCGCCTGGCCGATGCGGCCTTCTTCTACCGGGAGGACCTGGAGCGGTCGCTGGAAGAGCGGGTGGCGGAGCTCGCAGGCATGAGCTTCCACGGCGGCCTGGGAAGCTTCCTGGAGAAGACCGCCCGCCTCGAGGCGCTGGCCCAGGGCCTGGCTGCGGCGCTGGACCTCCCTGAGGAGGAGCAGGCCCACTTCCTCCGGGCGGCCCACCTGAGCAAGGCGGACCTGGTCACCCACATGGTCTACGAGTTCCCAGAGCTCCAGGGCGTCATGGGCCGGGAGTACGCCCGGGCCCAGGGGGAGCCCGAGCCCGTGGCCGTGGCCCTGGAGGAGCAGTACCGGCCCCGGGGGGCGGGGGAGCCCCTGCCCGAGACGCGCCCCGGCGCGCTCCTGGCCGTGGCCGACCGGGCGGACAGCCTGGCCGGCGCCTTCGTGGCCGGGCTCACGCCCACGGGCTCGCAGGATCCTTACGGGGTCCGGCGGGCCGCCCTGGGGATCCTGGCGATCCTGGAGGCCCGCGGCCTCGATCTGGCCCTGCCCCGCCTGGTGCGCCGGGCTCTGGAAGGGTACGGGCCGCGCGTCGAAGGTCTCGGCCTGGAGCGCATCGACGCCCTGGAGGCCGAGATCCTCGACTTCCTGCGCCAGCGGATGCGGGGCGTGCTCCTGGAGCGGGGCTACCGCTACGACCTGGTCGATGCGGTGCTGTCGGCCCGCTTCGAGCAGGTGCCCGAGGTGCTGGCCCGGCTCGAGGCGTTCCAGCGCTGGGCCGGGGGCGAGAGCTTCGACGCGGTGCGCACCGCCTTCGGCCGGGTGGCCAACCTGGTGGCCCAGGCCCGGTCCAAGGGGAAGGCAGGCGCCGTACCCGGAGAGGTGGTCCCGGAGCTTCTGCAGGACCCGGCCGAGCGCGAGCTCGCCCGGGCCTTCGGGGAGACCCGGCGGGAGGTGACGCCGCTCCTGGCGGCCCGCAGCTACGGCCCGGCCCTGGAAGCCATGG
- a CDS encoding YebC/PmpR family DNA-binding transcriptional regulator, whose protein sequence is MSGHSKWANIKHKKTKEDARRGQVFTKLSRQITVAARNGGGDPEANFQLRLAIDKAKDANMPNESIDRAIRRGTGELGGEAYEQFTYEGYAPGGVAVLVDIMTDNRNRAAGDVRYLFSRHDGSLGEAGSVAWMFDVRGLVEVDRAGAPGLDEVMLLAADAGAEDVEEAEDRFVILTSPQELDAVRRALEDQGLRIRSAELTYRPRTTVELDEAGTRKVLKLIDALEENDDVQQVYTNLEIPDEILEKLEA, encoded by the coding sequence GTGTCCGGGCACTCGAAATGGGCGAACATCAAGCACAAGAAGACCAAGGAAGACGCCCGGCGCGGCCAGGTCTTCACCAAGCTGTCGCGGCAGATCACGGTGGCGGCCCGGAACGGCGGGGGCGATCCTGAGGCGAACTTCCAGCTCCGGCTGGCCATCGACAAGGCCAAGGATGCCAACATGCCCAATGAGTCCATCGATCGTGCGATCAGGCGGGGCACGGGCGAGCTGGGCGGCGAGGCGTACGAGCAGTTCACCTACGAGGGGTACGCGCCGGGCGGAGTGGCGGTGCTGGTGGACATCATGACCGACAACCGCAACCGGGCAGCGGGCGACGTCCGTTACCTCTTCTCGCGCCACGACGGAAGCCTGGGCGAAGCTGGTTCGGTCGCCTGGATGTTCGACGTCCGGGGTCTGGTGGAGGTGGACCGGGCAGGAGCCCCCGGCCTGGACGAGGTCATGCTCCTGGCGGCCGACGCGGGCGCCGAGGACGTGGAGGAAGCGGAGGATCGCTTCGTGATCCTCACCTCCCCCCAGGAGCTGGACGCGGTGCGCCGGGCCCTGGAGGACCAGGGGCTGCGCATCCGATCGGCGGAGCTCACGTACCGTCCCCGCACCACCGTGGAGCTGGACGAGGCCGGCACGCGCAAGGTCCTGAAGCTCATCGATGCGCTGGAAGAGAACGACGACGTCCAGCAGGTGTACACCAACCTGGAGATCCCCGACGAGATCCTCGAGAAGCTCGAAGCCTGA
- a CDS encoding CDP-alcohol phosphatidyltransferase family protein, producing MERSRWMANALTLARVALIPLFLYLFLAEPVPGSTGWALAVLVLSGLTDVADGWVARRRGEVSELGVLLDPLADKLTLVSVLLALAWRGLLPTWVAGLLLAKEAVQVLAAAWLFRGGRRVVPARGLGKAATVVLYGGAAATALGWDRGAAVVLAGVLLSVAAGIHYAVLALGPRRATPSDSS from the coding sequence ATGGAAAGGAGCCGCTGGATGGCCAACGCCCTCACCCTCGCCCGTGTGGCACTCATACCGCTCTTTCTCTACCTCTTCCTCGCCGAGCCGGTGCCCGGCTCGACGGGCTGGGCCCTGGCGGTGCTGGTCCTCTCCGGCCTCACCGACGTGGCCGACGGCTGGGTCGCCCGCCGCAGGGGCGAGGTGTCGGAGTTGGGGGTCCTCCTGGATCCGCTGGCCGACAAGCTCACCCTGGTTTCGGTGCTCCTGGCGCTGGCGTGGCGCGGCCTCTTGCCCACCTGGGTCGCCGGCCTGCTGCTGGCGAAGGAGGCTGTCCAGGTGCTCGCGGCGGCGTGGCTCTTCCGGGGGGGCCGGCGGGTGGTGCCGGCCCGGGGGCTGGGAAAGGCTGCCACGGTCGTCCTCTACGGCGGCGCTGCGGCGACGGCACTGGGCTGGGACCGGGGCGCGGCCGTGGTCCTGGCCGGCGTGCTCCTCTCGGTGGCGGCCGGGATCCACTACGCCGTCCTTGCCCTCGGCCCCCGCAGGGCGACCCCGTCGGATTCATCCTAG
- the ruvC gene encoding crossover junction endodeoxyribonuclease RuvC: MRVAGIDPGLGTTGFALVLSEGGRLSAGPAGVFRTPPGEESGARLLALHRQVRGFLQEERPDVMAVEELFFNRNITTGIQVAQARGVCLLAAAEAGVPVAEYNPQHVKVAVTGTGAADKHQVIYMVRGLLRLDRDPSPDDVADAMAVAICHAHTGGRGQ; encoded by the coding sequence GTGCGCGTCGCGGGAATCGATCCGGGCCTGGGAACCACGGGCTTCGCCCTGGTCCTGTCCGAGGGCGGCCGGCTTTCGGCGGGGCCGGCCGGGGTCTTCCGCACACCCCCGGGTGAGGAGTCGGGCGCCCGGCTCCTCGCGCTCCACCGCCAGGTCCGCGGCTTCCTGCAGGAGGAGCGCCCGGACGTGATGGCCGTGGAGGAGCTCTTCTTCAACCGCAACATCACCACCGGCATCCAGGTGGCCCAGGCCCGGGGCGTCTGCCTCTTGGCCGCGGCCGAGGCGGGGGTTCCCGTGGCCGAGTACAACCCGCAGCACGTGAAGGTGGCGGTGACGGGGACCGGCGCTGCGGACAAGCATCAGGTGATCTACATGGTGCGGGGCCTCCTGCGGCTGGATCGAGACCCATCCCCCGACGACGTGGCCGACGCCATGGCGGTGGCCATCTGTCACGCGCACACGGGAGGGCGCGGGCAGTGA
- a CDS encoding PrsW family intramembrane metalloprotease, with protein MSALTGGLISFLLALTWVWMLRRSDRAEPEPWPVILGTYVLGAASVFPALALEAPLRPLLSGTGGVPWRTVEAAAVGPGLVVGVVAVGFIEEGVKWLAAWQGAFRSRAFSQVVDGLVYGGVAGLGFATAENLLYGAALGWSLGPLRALVTAWVHAGFSGMVGLGTAWHRFRGPEPVVAAGFFLTAAFLHAGYNLVILTGLMSPLLLLLTVLLLVFFLFRTADQLARV; from the coding sequence GTGAGCGCCCTGACGGGCGGGTTGATCTCCTTCCTGCTGGCCCTGACCTGGGTCTGGATGCTCCGCCGGAGCGACCGGGCGGAGCCGGAGCCGTGGCCTGTGATCCTGGGGACGTACGTGCTGGGGGCGGCCTCGGTGTTTCCGGCCCTGGCCCTGGAGGCTCCCCTGCGCCCTCTGCTGAGCGGCACCGGCGGGGTTCCCTGGCGCACCGTGGAGGCGGCGGCGGTGGGGCCCGGGCTTGTGGTGGGTGTGGTGGCCGTGGGGTTCATCGAGGAGGGGGTGAAGTGGCTGGCCGCCTGGCAGGGGGCCTTCCGGAGCCGGGCCTTCAGCCAGGTGGTGGACGGGCTGGTTTACGGGGGCGTGGCGGGCCTGGGCTTCGCCACCGCCGAGAACCTGCTTTACGGCGCCGCCCTCGGGTGGTCCCTGGGGCCGTTGCGGGCCCTGGTTACGGCCTGGGTTCATGCGGGCTTCAGCGGCATGGTGGGGCTCGGCACCGCCTGGCACCGGTTCCGGGGCCCCGAGCCGGTGGTGGCCGCCGGCTTCTTCCTGACCGCGGCCTTCCTTCATGCTGGATACAACCTGGTGATCCTCACGGGGCTCATGAGCCCGCTGCTGCTCCTGCTCACGGTGCTCCTCCTGGTGTTCTTCCTCTTCAGGACCGCCGACCAGCTCGCCCGGGTCTAG
- a CDS encoding glycine--tRNA ligase subunit alpha: MQLQEMIFALNRYWADQGCIVQQPYDMEVGAGTMHPATFLRVLGPEPWRTAYVQPSRRPTDGRYGENPNRLQHYYQYQVILKPAPADVLDLYLKSLQALGIEPARHDVRFVEDDWEQPTLGAWGLGWEVWLDGMEVTQFTYFQQVGGVDLEPISAEITYGLERIAMYLQGVDNVFDLEWTRGIRYGELFHANEVHYSRFNFELSDRALLRRHFDDFEREAVRLLGAGVVQPAYDYVLKCSHTFGLLDARGALGVTERAAMIGRVRELARRTAQRYLEHRRELGFPLLREAQGGAPSAPGEAETALSPAAVAGHAEVRG; this comes from the coding sequence ATGCAGCTTCAGGAGATGATCTTCGCCCTGAACCGCTACTGGGCGGATCAGGGGTGCATCGTGCAGCAACCGTACGACATGGAGGTGGGGGCGGGCACCATGCACCCGGCCACCTTCCTGCGGGTGCTGGGCCCCGAGCCGTGGCGGACCGCGTACGTCCAGCCCTCCCGGCGGCCCACCGACGGCCGCTACGGCGAGAACCCCAACCGCTTGCAGCACTACTACCAGTACCAGGTGATCCTCAAGCCGGCGCCGGCCGACGTGCTGGACCTCTACCTGAAGAGCCTGCAGGCGTTGGGGATCGAGCCCGCCCGCCACGACGTCCGCTTCGTGGAGGACGACTGGGAGCAGCCCACCCTGGGCGCCTGGGGCCTGGGCTGGGAGGTTTGGCTGGACGGGATGGAGGTGACCCAGTTCACCTACTTCCAGCAGGTGGGCGGCGTGGACCTGGAGCCCATCTCAGCGGAGATCACCTACGGCCTGGAGCGCATCGCCATGTACCTGCAGGGGGTCGACAACGTCTTCGACCTGGAGTGGACCCGGGGGATCCGGTACGGCGAGCTCTTCCACGCCAACGAGGTCCATTACTCCCGCTTCAACTTCGAGCTCTCGGACCGCGCCCTCCTGCGGCGCCACTTCGACGACTTCGAGCGCGAGGCGGTGCGCCTGCTGGGGGCCGGAGTGGTGCAGCCGGCCTACGACTACGTGCTCAAGTGCTCGCACACCTTCGGCCTGCTGGACGCCCGAGGTGCCCTGGGCGTGACCGAGCGGGCGGCCATGATCGGCCGGGTGCGAGAGCTGGCCCGGCGCACGGCCCAGCGCTACCTGGAGCATCGCCGGGAGCTGGGCTTCCCCCTCTTGAGAGAGGCGCAGGGCGGCGCTCCCTCAGCCCCCGGGGAAGCCGAAACCGCCCTGTCCCCGGCGGCCGTCGCCGGTCACGCGGAGGTGAGGGGCTGA
- the ruvB gene encoding Holliday junction branch migration DNA helicase RuvB, producing the protein MAHEPGGPIRRDRLLEAEAGAGEAELDQVLRPRTLAAYVGQKRVKENLAIFIEAARQRGEALDHVLFSGPPGLGKTTLANIVANELGVGIRVTSGPAIERQGDLIAILTNLEPRDVLFIDEIHRLSRPVEEVLYPAMEDGAVDIVIGQGPAARSVRLELPPFTLVGATTRQGMLTSPLRDRFGVLGRLEYYSPQELQEILERAAAALGVEADPGGLAELAGRSRGTPRVALRLLRRVRDVAQVRGQGRITAPMAREALALLDVDEAGLDRNDRRVLAAIIDLFEGGPVGVETLAAAVSEDVETLEDVYEPFLMQKGLLQRTPRGRVATAAAYAHLGRVPGSQGKAAAGEQGALFP; encoded by the coding sequence ATGGCGCATGAACCAGGAGGGCCGATCCGGCGCGACCGGCTGCTTGAGGCCGAGGCCGGCGCGGGCGAGGCCGAGCTGGACCAGGTGCTCCGCCCCCGCACCCTGGCCGCCTACGTGGGCCAGAAGCGGGTGAAGGAGAACCTGGCCATCTTCATCGAGGCCGCCCGCCAGCGGGGTGAGGCGCTGGACCACGTGCTCTTCTCGGGGCCGCCGGGGCTGGGCAAGACCACCCTGGCCAACATCGTGGCCAACGAGCTGGGGGTCGGCATCCGCGTCACCAGCGGGCCCGCCATTGAGCGCCAGGGCGACCTGATCGCCATCCTCACCAACCTGGAGCCCCGGGACGTGCTCTTCATTGACGAGATCCACCGCCTCAGCCGGCCGGTGGAGGAGGTCCTCTACCCGGCCATGGAGGACGGGGCCGTCGACATCGTCATCGGCCAGGGGCCGGCGGCCCGATCGGTCCGACTGGAGCTGCCCCCCTTCACCCTGGTGGGAGCCACCACCCGCCAGGGTATGCTCACCTCGCCCCTGCGGGACCGCTTCGGCGTCCTGGGGCGGCTGGAGTATTACTCCCCCCAGGAGCTGCAGGAGATTCTAGAGCGGGCTGCGGCGGCCCTGGGGGTCGAGGCGGACCCGGGCGGTCTGGCGGAGCTCGCGGGCCGCTCGCGAGGCACGCCGCGGGTGGCGCTGCGGCTGCTGCGCCGCGTGCGGGACGTGGCCCAGGTGCGCGGCCAAGGGCGCATCACCGCCCCCATGGCGCGGGAAGCCCTGGCCCTGCTGGACGTGGACGAGGCCGGGCTCGATCGAAACGACCGGAGGGTCCTGGCGGCCATCATCGACCTCTTCGAGGGTGGGCCCGTGGGCGTGGAGACCCTGGCGGCCGCGGTGAGCGAGGACGTGGAGACGCTGGAGGACGTCTACGAGCCCTTCCTGATGCAGAAGGGCCTGCTGCAGCGCACCCCCCGGGGGCGGGTGGCGACGGCGGCGGCCTACGCCCACCTGGGCAGGGTTCCCGGGTCCCAGGGGAAGGCCGCGGCCGGAGAGCAGGGCGCCCTCTTTCCGTAA
- a CDS encoding DUF4342 domain-containing protein, which yields MDELDRIDILRQRTGLGYAEAKQLLDEAGGDVVEALVRFENRQKEEGAAMRWEARGRAAWDRLVDLIRQGNITRVRIRREDRVLLDFPVTAGVASALLLPRLSALAAAACLVGRCSIEVERKEPSTKGSRSRLVPVEVD from the coding sequence ATGGACGAGCTGGACCGGATTGACATCCTCCGGCAGCGCACGGGCCTGGGATACGCGGAAGCCAAGCAGCTCCTGGACGAGGCCGGGGGCGACGTGGTGGAGGCCTTGGTGCGCTTCGAGAACCGGCAGAAGGAGGAAGGCGCGGCCATGCGCTGGGAGGCTCGAGGCCGCGCCGCCTGGGACCGCCTCGTGGACCTGATCCGCCAGGGCAACATCACCCGCGTGCGGATCCGGCGCGAGGACCGGGTCCTGCTGGACTTCCCGGTGACCGCCGGCGTCGCCTCCGCGCTGCTGTTGCCGCGCCTTTCGGCCCTGGCCGCCGCGGCTTGCCTGGTGGGCCGCTGCAGCATCGAGGTGGAGCGGAAGGAGCCCTCCACCAAGGGGAGCCGCAGCCGGCTGGTCCCCGTGGAGGTCGACTGA
- the ruvA gene encoding Holliday junction branch migration protein RuvA, whose amino-acid sequence MIRRLRGRLAAVDAGELVVDAGGVGYQVFCTTSDLARLPRLGETVELEVHTLLREDALQLYGFLEDRDRRHFLRLLQVSGVGPRMALQILSALPGDRLVEAVRSGDVQQLVRVPGIGKKTAQRLLLELAGAFDRELPAAAAAWPGGLAGPVREAEEALMTLGYREAEARDAVERALAVWREERAPRTSGREGETATAGGSPGTGAAGDGAALPPVADLIRRALKLMGSERHGA is encoded by the coding sequence GTGATCCGGCGGCTGCGGGGGAGACTGGCGGCCGTCGACGCGGGCGAGCTGGTGGTGGACGCGGGCGGCGTGGGCTACCAGGTCTTCTGCACCACGTCCGACCTGGCCCGGCTGCCCCGGCTCGGCGAGACGGTGGAACTCGAAGTCCACACTCTCCTCCGGGAGGATGCGCTCCAGCTTTACGGGTTTCTGGAGGATCGCGACCGTCGCCACTTCCTGAGGTTGCTGCAGGTGTCGGGGGTGGGGCCCCGGATGGCCTTGCAGATCCTCTCCGCGTTGCCGGGTGACCGGTTGGTGGAGGCGGTCCGGTCGGGCGACGTGCAGCAGCTGGTGCGGGTACCCGGCATCGGCAAGAAGACGGCGCAGAGGCTCCTCCTGGAGCTGGCCGGCGCCTTCGACCGGGAGCTGCCCGCGGCGGCGGCCGCCTGGCCCGGTGGGTTGGCGGGTCCCGTCCGGGAGGCGGAGGAGGCCCTCATGACCCTGGGCTATCGCGAGGCCGAGGCGCGGGACGCGGTGGAGCGGGCGCTGGCGGTCTGGCGGGAGGAACGTGCCCCGCGAACATCCGGCCGGGAAGGGGAGACGGCCACCGCCGGGGGATCGCCCGGAACGGGAGCCGCTGGAGACGGCGCGGCGCTGCCCCCGGTCGCGGACCTGATCCGTCGAGCGCTGAAGCTGATGGGGAGCGAACGCCATGGCGCATGA